A genomic segment from Janibacter sp. DB-40 encodes:
- a CDS encoding MFS transporter produces MTSTGSAPSRGDRLGGLPYTRRHTRLLVGSGVGWALDAMDVGLISFVIVVLAEQWGLTTGERSWIVTIGFIGMAIGATLGGRLADRFGRRAVFATTLVVYGLATGASALVGGVALFMVLRFFVGLGLGAELPVASTLVSELSPTRIRGRLVVALESFWAVGWILAAVIGFYVIPHGDDGWRWGLAFGLVPAVYALVVRYGLPESAAWLESRGRHEEAEEVVRGFEESAGIEPGTVARAKGEPAPVDAVTAAHGLWSAALRRRTAGIWIVWFAVNFAYYGAFLWIPSLLVARGHDVTTSFMYTLIITLAQLPGYALSAVLIEVWGRRATLAAFLVGSAVSAWFFGQSDSVTSIIVAGCALSFANLGAWGALYAITPEIYPTAVRGSGAGAAAGFGRLASILAPLMVPFLLERGGASGDVLVFSIFTAAFGVAAAATFLLPELRGRQLAE; encoded by the coding sequence ATGACCAGCACCGGAAGCGCCCCGTCCCGAGGCGATCGACTCGGTGGTCTGCCGTACACGCGACGGCACACCCGTCTCCTCGTCGGCTCGGGGGTCGGGTGGGCTCTCGACGCGATGGACGTCGGGCTGATCTCCTTCGTCATCGTCGTGCTCGCCGAGCAGTGGGGCCTGACGACGGGGGAGAGGTCGTGGATCGTCACCATCGGCTTCATCGGGATGGCGATCGGCGCCACGCTCGGCGGGCGGCTGGCGGACCGGTTCGGCCGCCGGGCGGTCTTCGCGACGACCCTGGTCGTCTACGGCCTGGCCACCGGCGCCTCCGCGCTCGTGGGCGGGGTCGCGCTCTTCATGGTCCTGAGGTTCTTCGTCGGTCTGGGGCTCGGCGCGGAGCTGCCCGTGGCCTCGACGCTCGTGAGCGAGCTGTCCCCGACGCGCATCCGCGGCCGTCTCGTGGTCGCCCTCGAGTCCTTCTGGGCCGTGGGGTGGATCCTCGCCGCGGTCATCGGCTTCTACGTCATCCCCCACGGGGACGACGGCTGGCGGTGGGGCCTGGCCTTCGGCCTGGTCCCTGCCGTCTACGCCCTCGTCGTGCGCTACGGCCTGCCCGAGTCCGCCGCGTGGCTGGAGAGCCGCGGCCGCCACGAGGAGGCCGAGGAGGTCGTGCGCGGCTTCGAGGAGTCCGCGGGCATCGAGCCGGGGACGGTCGCGAGGGCGAAGGGGGAGCCGGCCCCGGTCGATGCCGTGACCGCAGCGCACGGGTTGTGGTCCGCCGCGCTGCGGCGGCGCACCGCGGGCATCTGGATCGTGTGGTTCGCGGTGAACTTCGCCTACTACGGCGCCTTCCTGTGGATCCCGTCGCTGCTCGTCGCCCGCGGTCACGACGTGACGACGTCCTTCATGTACACGCTGATCATCACGCTGGCCCAGCTGCCGGGATACGCCCTCTCCGCGGTCCTCATCGAGGTGTGGGGGCGGCGGGCGACGCTCGCGGCCTTCCTCGTCGGCTCCGCCGTCTCCGCGTGGTTCTTCGGCCAGTCCGACTCGGTGACCTCGATCATCGTCGCCGGGTGCGCGCTCTCCTTCGCCAACCTCGGCGCCTGGGGCGCGCTCTACGCCATCACCCCGGAGATCTACCCGACCGCGGTGCGCGGGTCGGGCGCCGGCGCGGCGGCCGGCTTCGGGCGCCTTGCCTCCATCCTCGCTCCGCTGATGGTGCCCTTCCTCCTCGAGCGCGGTGGCGCGAGCGGCGACGTCCTCGTCTTCTCGATCTTCACCGCCGCCTTCGGCGTCGCTGCGGCAGCCACCTTCCTCCTGCCGGAGCTGCGGGGGCGGCAGCTGGCCGAGTGA
- a CDS encoding phosphotriesterase-related protein — protein MVAVPTVTGSIDSAELGRVLAHEHIFVLGEEYRQNYQDDWDEDTKVAEAVEELGALPSLGIDTILDPTVLGLGRYLPRVQRVAEQIDLNVVVATGLYTYNEIPFQFHYTGPGLLFDVPEPLTELFLKDLREGIADTGVRAGFLKCAIEEQGLTPGVERVMRAVGQASAQSGAPITVHTNPHTGSGLVAQRVLAEEGADLSKVVIGHSGDTTEIDYLTKLADAGSYLGMDRFGLDVLLPFEDRVATVLELLRRGYAEKMVLAHDASCFIDWFDPEAKRQTVPRWNYRHISEDVIPALLEGGASEQDIETMLVTNPRAYFER, from the coding sequence ATGGTGGCCGTACCGACAGTGACCGGGAGCATCGACTCCGCCGAGCTGGGCCGGGTGCTCGCGCACGAGCACATCTTCGTGCTGGGCGAGGAGTACCGGCAGAACTACCAGGACGACTGGGACGAGGACACCAAGGTGGCCGAGGCCGTCGAGGAGCTGGGAGCGCTGCCGTCCCTGGGCATCGACACCATCCTCGACCCGACGGTCCTCGGGCTCGGGCGCTACCTACCCCGGGTCCAGCGCGTCGCCGAGCAGATCGACCTCAATGTCGTGGTGGCCACCGGGCTGTACACGTACAACGAGATCCCCTTCCAGTTCCACTACACCGGCCCGGGGCTGCTCTTCGACGTGCCGGAGCCCCTCACCGAGCTCTTCCTCAAGGACCTGCGGGAGGGGATCGCGGACACCGGCGTGCGTGCCGGCTTCCTCAAGTGCGCCATCGAGGAGCAGGGCCTCACCCCGGGGGTCGAGCGGGTCATGCGGGCGGTCGGCCAGGCCAGCGCCCAGAGCGGGGCCCCGATCACGGTGCACACCAACCCGCACACCGGGTCGGGACTCGTCGCCCAGCGGGTGCTCGCGGAGGAGGGGGCCGACCTGTCGAAGGTCGTCATCGGTCACTCCGGGGACACGACGGAGATCGACTACCTCACGAAGCTCGCGGACGCCGGCTCCTACCTCGGCATGGACCGTTTCGGCCTCGACGTGCTGCTGCCCTTCGAGGACCGGGTGGCGACCGTCCTGGAGCTGCTGCGGCGTGGCTACGCGGAGAAGATGGTGCTCGCGCACGACGCGTCGTGCTTCATCGACTGGTTCGACCCCGAGGCCAAGCGCCAGACCGTCCCCCGGTGGAACTACCGCCACATCAGCGAGGACGTCATCCCCGCCCTCCTGGAGGGCGGCGCCAGCGAGCAGGACATCGAGACGATGCTCGTGACCAACCCGCGGGCGTACTTCGAGCGGTAG
- a CDS encoding dienelactone hydrolase family protein, which produces MAHVLLFPSVLGVRRGVTDLADALTGAGHDVTTVDPYDGQTFEDYPSGMARTKEIGEEALRARGLEAAKGVGAPFVAVGFSVGAAIAQWVAAQCPDTARVVVMVGGGIPMQHLDATWPPGVAGQVHVTAGDPFHEEDRQLDATIDERLQDDVERAGGEFTYVEYQGEGHMFTDPSLGEYQPEEARILTRRVVELADSVG; this is translated from the coding sequence ATGGCCCACGTACTCCTCTTCCCGTCCGTCCTCGGTGTGCGCCGGGGCGTCACCGACCTCGCCGACGCCCTGACCGGCGCCGGCCACGACGTCACGACCGTCGACCCGTACGACGGGCAGACCTTCGAGGACTATCCCAGCGGCATGGCCCGCACCAAGGAGATCGGCGAGGAGGCCCTGCGGGCACGGGGCCTGGAGGCGGCGAAGGGGGTCGGTGCCCCCTTCGTCGCCGTCGGCTTCTCGGTCGGTGCGGCCATCGCCCAGTGGGTGGCCGCCCAGTGCCCCGACACCGCCCGGGTCGTCGTGATGGTCGGCGGTGGCATCCCGATGCAGCACCTGGATGCGACGTGGCCGCCCGGGGTGGCCGGCCAGGTGCACGTGACCGCCGGGGACCCCTTCCACGAGGAGGACCGCCAGCTCGACGCCACGATCGACGAGCGGCTACAGGACGACGTGGAGCGGGCCGGTGGCGAGTTCACCTACGTCGAGTACCAGGGCGAGGGGCACATGTTCACCGACCCCTCACTCGGCGAGTACCAGCCCGAGGAGGCGCGGATCCTCACGCGTCGCGTCGTGGAGCTCGCGGACTCCGTGGGCTGA
- a CDS encoding enoyl-CoA hydratase-related protein — translation MTDTDHVLYDLTDGVATITLNRPERRNAMSGPMIEGLGELLQESADDPRVRALVLTGAGRAFCAGGDVQQFDADGGEGGGASEVDPAAVAEQVRHQEMTVGQIHAFPKPVLASLPGAAAGAGLGLAFAADLRIGTPRTVMATAFATVALSGDFGVAWFLHQLVGPARARELLLLNPRLDGQACLDLGLVNQLVPEDELAERTHEMARRLADGPALALAHLKQNLREVPFQTLSEAMRAEVPRHKECGLTEDHIEAVSAFVEKRPPVFGR, via the coding sequence ATGACCGACACCGACCACGTGCTCTACGACCTCACCGACGGGGTCGCCACCATCACCCTCAACCGGCCGGAGCGCCGCAACGCCATGTCCGGGCCGATGATCGAGGGGCTCGGCGAGCTGCTGCAGGAGAGCGCCGACGACCCACGGGTCAGGGCACTGGTCCTCACCGGTGCCGGTCGCGCGTTCTGCGCGGGCGGGGACGTGCAGCAGTTCGATGCCGACGGCGGCGAAGGGGGCGGTGCCAGCGAGGTGGACCCCGCAGCCGTGGCCGAGCAGGTGCGCCACCAGGAGATGACCGTCGGTCAGATCCACGCCTTCCCCAAGCCGGTCCTGGCCTCCCTCCCCGGCGCGGCCGCGGGCGCCGGCCTCGGCCTGGCCTTCGCCGCGGACCTGCGCATCGGCACCCCGCGGACCGTCATGGCCACGGCCTTCGCCACCGTGGCCCTGTCCGGGGACTTCGGCGTGGCGTGGTTCCTCCACCAGCTCGTCGGGCCGGCGCGGGCGCGGGAGCTGCTCCTGCTCAACCCGCGCCTGGACGGGCAGGCCTGCCTCGACCTCGGGCTGGTCAACCAGCTGGTGCCCGAGGACGAGCTGGCGGAGCGCACCCACGAGATGGCTCGACGGCTGGCGGACGGGCCGGCACTGGCGCTTGCGCACCTCAAGCAGAACCTGCGGGAGGTGCCCTTCCAGACCCTCTCGGAGGCGATGCGCGCGGAGGTGCCCCGCCACAAGGAGTGCGGCCTGACCGAGGACCACATCGAGGCCGTGAGCGCCTTCGTGGAGAAGCGCCCGCCGGTCTTCGGCCGCTGA
- a CDS encoding MFS transporter, translating to MAELASGRTEVRGAVATGLAVLFGVTGLGSAAVAVALPTIVTDLDVTAGRAALVVSCYSLALAVGSAIFGRLGDIFGIRAPLALGLSVMVAAACAGALAGNLPALIAARTLQGLGAAAVPALTLAAVQALFEGDARARAMATYAGVGATVNALGPVIGAMLVEPLGWRPVVAIPLAALLVMPLLWGDLPTRRQAGATIDAPGAALVAVAATGAVLALQWATLGPVPALIGLLALVTAAPVAVLRSRRHPDGIVQAALIGDPGARRSLLTAVSLPSAWFGMLVAIPTALTAHGWTGVQIGLLLVPCAALGIVAPRVNGPALVRFGPARGQLLATLGTALALVLATGGVALVSGPLLVLATLVLMLSFGLGQPAMTTLVADSVPVRTRGGALGLLTLVFLMGGSLGAATVGGLGAQIGLAGALLTLVVLPLAAAAAFAPSLRTRR from the coding sequence GTGGCGGAGCTGGCGTCCGGCCGGACCGAGGTGCGTGGCGCCGTGGCGACCGGCCTGGCGGTCCTCTTCGGCGTGACCGGCCTGGGCAGTGCCGCGGTCGCCGTGGCGCTGCCGACCATCGTGACGGACCTGGACGTCACCGCGGGTCGGGCCGCGCTCGTCGTCAGCTGCTACTCCCTCGCCCTGGCCGTCGGCAGCGCCATCTTCGGCCGGCTCGGCGACATCTTCGGCATCCGGGCACCCCTGGCGCTCGGGCTGTCGGTCATGGTGGCCGCCGCCTGCGCCGGTGCGCTCGCCGGCAACCTGCCGGCACTCATCGCCGCACGCACCCTGCAGGGGCTCGGCGCCGCCGCCGTGCCGGCCCTGACGCTGGCGGCCGTGCAGGCTCTCTTCGAGGGGGACGCGCGGGCCCGGGCGATGGCCACCTACGCCGGGGTCGGGGCCACCGTCAACGCCCTCGGACCGGTCATCGGGGCCATGCTCGTCGAGCCGCTCGGGTGGCGGCCCGTGGTGGCCATCCCCCTCGCCGCCCTCCTCGTGATGCCGTTGCTGTGGGGCGATCTGCCGACCCGACGGCAGGCCGGCGCGACCATCGACGCGCCCGGCGCCGCGCTCGTCGCGGTCGCGGCGACCGGAGCCGTCCTCGCCCTGCAGTGGGCCACGCTCGGACCCGTCCCGGCCCTCATCGGCCTCCTCGCCCTGGTCACCGCTGCCCCGGTGGCGGTCCTGCGGTCGCGCCGGCACCCGGACGGCATCGTGCAGGCGGCCCTCATCGGTGACCCCGGCGCCCGCCGGAGCCTGCTCACGGCCGTGAGCCTGCCGTCGGCGTGGTTCGGCATGCTCGTGGCCATCCCGACGGCACTGACCGCCCACGGGTGGACCGGTGTGCAGATCGGTTTGCTGCTCGTCCCGTGCGCGGCCCTGGGCATCGTGGCCCCCCGCGTCAACGGGCCGGCGCTCGTGCGCTTCGGCCCCGCCCGCGGCCAGCTCCTCGCGACGCTCGGCACCGCCCTCGCGCTCGTGCTGGCCACCGGCGGCGTGGCCCTGGTCTCCGGCCCCCTGCTCGTGCTCGCGACGCTGGTGCTCATGCTCTCCTTCGGCCTGGGGCAGCCGGCCATGACCACGCTCGTCGCCGACTCCGTCCCGGTCCGCACGCGGGGCGGCGCCCTCGGGCTGCTCACCCTCGTCTTCCTCATGGGCGGCAGCCTCGGTGCGGCGACCGTCGGCGGACTGGGTGCGCAGATCGGTCTGGCCGGTGCCCTGCTCACACTCGTCGTCCTCCCCCTCGCGGCCGCCGCCGCCTTCGCCCCGTCCCTACGCACCCGCCGCTGA
- a CDS encoding HAD family phosphatase — protein sequence MSSPSSPEAPGSGAGGPLSGMLIDFGGVLTTPIADAFGALGAEAGLAPGEALSLLARHEGARVALREHEEGRLDDEGFEDAFAQALTEAGGRLEARGLLARIAARLQLDEAMVELVREVRRRDVPVALVSNSLGRDCYARVDLDELFDVTVISGRVGVRKPSRRIYAIACERLGLPPQECVLVDDLEHNLVGAARLGITGVHHRHAGETAPRVRELLDLPSPAATP from the coding sequence ATGAGCTCACCATCATCGCCCGAGGCGCCGGGGAGCGGGGCGGGCGGCCCGCTGTCGGGCATGCTCATCGACTTCGGCGGAGTGCTCACCACCCCGATCGCCGATGCGTTCGGTGCCCTGGGTGCCGAGGCCGGGCTGGCGCCCGGCGAGGCGCTCTCCCTGCTCGCCCGCCACGAGGGGGCCCGCGTCGCGCTCCGCGAGCACGAGGAGGGCCGTCTCGACGACGAGGGCTTCGAGGACGCCTTCGCGCAGGCGCTCACCGAGGCGGGTGGCCGGCTGGAGGCCCGCGGGCTGCTGGCGCGCATCGCGGCGCGCCTGCAGCTGGACGAGGCCATGGTCGAGCTGGTCCGCGAGGTGCGCCGCCGGGACGTCCCGGTGGCACTCGTGTCCAACTCCCTGGGGCGTGACTGCTACGCCCGGGTCGACCTCGACGAGCTCTTCGACGTCACCGTGATCTCGGGCCGGGTGGGCGTGCGCAAGCCCTCGCGGCGCATCTACGCCATCGCCTGCGAGCGGCTCGGTCTACCGCCGCAGGAGTGCGTGCTCGTCGACGACCTCGAGCACAACCTCGTCGGCGCGGCGCGCCTGGGCATCACCGGCGTCCACCACCGGCACGCGGGCGAGACGGCGCCGCGCGTGCGCGAGTTGCTCGACCTCCCTTCGCCCGCCGCCACGCCATGA
- a CDS encoding acyl-CoA dehydrogenase family protein, with translation MFDLSERGQEYRDRLLAFMDEHVYPAESVYREQMTAAGDPNHHPQVLEDLKAEARSRGLWNLFHPHPEWGPGLTNFEYAHLAEITGRSLELAPEAINCNAPDTGNMEVLTLFGTDEHKEKYLKPLLAGEMASAFAMTEPAVASSDATNVETRMVRDGDEYVINGRKWWTSNALHKNCKVMIVMGKTDPEAPTHRQQSMMVVPIDAPGVKIERGLPVFGYMDREGHAEVTFTDVRVPVDALLAGEGDGFMISQARLGPGRIHHCMRAIGVAERALDLMIDRAQSRTTFGEPVANRANIMDWVAESRIEIEMARLLTLKAAHMMDTVGNKVARTEIAAIKVAAPNVALKVIDRAIQVHGGGGVSDDFPLAMWYAHMRTLRLADGPDEVHKMTIARREYRRRSPEWGKKK, from the coding sequence ATGTTCGATCTCAGTGAGCGCGGTCAGGAGTACCGCGACAGGCTGCTCGCCTTCATGGACGAGCACGTCTACCCGGCCGAGTCGGTCTACCGGGAGCAGATGACTGCGGCCGGCGACCCCAACCACCACCCCCAGGTCCTCGAGGACCTCAAGGCCGAGGCGCGCAGCCGCGGCCTGTGGAACCTCTTCCACCCGCACCCGGAGTGGGGGCCGGGCCTGACCAACTTCGAGTACGCGCACCTGGCCGAGATCACCGGGCGCAGCCTGGAGCTCGCTCCCGAGGCGATCAACTGCAACGCCCCGGACACCGGCAACATGGAGGTGCTCACCCTCTTCGGGACCGACGAGCACAAGGAGAAGTACCTCAAGCCGCTGCTCGCCGGCGAGATGGCCTCGGCCTTCGCGATGACCGAGCCGGCCGTCGCCAGCTCCGACGCGACGAACGTCGAGACGCGCATGGTCCGCGACGGTGACGAGTACGTCATCAACGGCCGCAAGTGGTGGACCTCCAACGCCCTGCACAAGAACTGCAAGGTCATGATCGTCATGGGCAAGACCGACCCGGAGGCCCCGACCCACCGGCAGCAGTCGATGATGGTCGTGCCGATCGACGCCCCCGGGGTGAAGATCGAGCGGGGTCTGCCGGTCTTCGGCTACATGGACCGCGAGGGCCACGCCGAGGTGACCTTCACCGACGTGCGCGTGCCCGTCGACGCCCTGCTGGCCGGTGAGGGTGACGGCTTCATGATCAGCCAGGCCCGTCTCGGGCCCGGCCGCATCCACCACTGCATGCGCGCCATCGGCGTGGCCGAGCGCGCCCTGGACCTGATGATCGACAGGGCGCAGAGCCGCACGACCTTCGGTGAGCCGGTGGCCAACCGCGCCAACATCATGGACTGGGTGGCCGAGTCCCGCATCGAGATCGAGATGGCCCGGCTGCTCACCCTCAAGGCCGCGCACATGATGGACACCGTCGGCAACAAGGTGGCGCGCACGGAGATCGCGGCGATCAAGGTCGCCGCGCCCAACGTCGCGCTCAAGGTGATCGACCGGGCCATCCAGGTGCACGGCGGCGGCGGCGTGAGCGACGACTTCCCGCTGGCGATGTGGTACGCACACATGCGTACGCTGCGTCTCGCGGACGGGCCCGACGAGGTGCACAAGATGACCATCGCGCGTCGCGAGTACCGGCGGCGCAGCCCCGAGTGGGGCAAGAAGAAGTAG
- a CDS encoding phosphotransferase family protein → MQDASDGSVTEGLDPQAMSSWLEGLGIGFEPPVTFERVGLGQSNLTYLATDAKGERLVLRRPPLGELLASAHDVAREHRILSALQGSDVPLPVVHGLCEDPAVTDVPVLVVSFVEGAVLDDRADAEELTPPARHRVGFSLVETLGHIHAVDLEEVGLSDLASHKPYGARQLRRWSRQWDLSKTRELPELERLTERLAALDPGPGEITLVHGDSHLRNVIIDPQEADVRAILDWELCTLGDPLADLGTLLAYWPQPGDPPSRRFDASMVPGFATRSELVEHYAQVTGRDVSAVPFWNALGLWKLAIILEGVRRRQQDDPRNLTAAGAIPASAVDEIVVCGHSVLDRED, encoded by the coding sequence ATGCAGGATGCGAGCGACGGCAGCGTGACCGAGGGACTGGACCCGCAGGCCATGTCGAGCTGGCTCGAGGGCCTGGGGATCGGCTTCGAGCCGCCCGTGACCTTCGAGCGGGTGGGCCTGGGCCAGTCCAACCTCACCTACCTCGCGACGGATGCGAAGGGGGAGCGGCTCGTCCTGCGGCGGCCGCCCCTGGGTGAGCTGCTCGCCTCCGCGCACGACGTGGCGCGGGAGCACCGCATCCTCTCGGCGCTGCAGGGGAGCGATGTCCCCCTGCCGGTCGTGCACGGGCTGTGCGAGGACCCGGCCGTCACGGACGTGCCCGTGCTCGTCGTCTCCTTCGTCGAGGGCGCGGTCCTCGACGACCGCGCCGACGCCGAGGAGCTCACGCCACCGGCCCGCCACCGCGTCGGGTTCTCCCTCGTCGAGACCCTCGGGCACATCCACGCGGTCGACCTCGAGGAGGTCGGCCTGTCGGACCTGGCCAGCCACAAGCCCTACGGCGCCCGGCAGCTGCGCCGGTGGTCCCGTCAGTGGGACCTGTCCAAGACGCGTGAGCTGCCCGAGCTCGAGCGGCTCACGGAGCGGCTCGCCGCGCTCGACCCCGGGCCGGGCGAGATCACCCTCGTCCACGGGGACAGCCACCTGCGCAACGTGATCATCGACCCGCAGGAGGCCGACGTGCGCGCCATCCTCGACTGGGAGCTGTGCACGCTCGGGGACCCGCTCGCCGACCTCGGCACCCTCCTGGCCTACTGGCCGCAGCCCGGGGACCCACCGTCGAGGCGCTTCGACGCCTCGATGGTCCCGGGCTTCGCCACGCGCTCTGAGCTCGTCGAGCACTACGCGCAGGTCACCGGTCGGGACGTCTCGGCAGTACCCTTCTGGAACGCGCTCGGCCTGTGGAAGCTGGCGATCATCCTCGAGGGGGTGCGTCGCCGGCAGCAGGACGACCCGCGCAACCTGACCGCCGCCGGGGCCATCCCGGCCTCGGCGGTCGACGAGATCGTCGTGTGCGGGCACAGCGTCCTGGACCGGGAAGACTGA
- a CDS encoding TetR/AcrR family transcriptional regulator: MASQSESAPTEAPALVDPQKLGTQPQTARGQRTRAALIAAARTVFERDGYVDSRLVDIAAEAKCSIGSFYTWFDSKDEVFAAVLHEAQSEMLHPGTGRMESVDDPVEIIGASNRAYFEAYRRNARLNQLLLQVAAVDPRFRQMRQARADAFVTRNARAIADLQRRGLADRKIDAKLAAMALSGMISRLAQDVFIGDYAPEPVDDLVEAATRMWTNALGLTTPELRAD, from the coding sequence ATGGCGAGTCAGAGCGAGAGCGCTCCCACCGAGGCCCCCGCCCTCGTCGACCCCCAGAAGCTGGGCACGCAGCCGCAGACGGCCCGTGGCCAGCGCACCCGCGCCGCGCTGATCGCCGCGGCCCGCACGGTCTTCGAGCGGGACGGATACGTCGACTCGCGGCTGGTCGACATCGCGGCCGAGGCGAAGTGCTCGATCGGCAGCTTCTACACGTGGTTCGACAGCAAGGACGAGGTCTTCGCCGCGGTCCTGCACGAGGCCCAGAGCGAGATGCTCCACCCCGGCACGGGGCGCATGGAGAGCGTGGACGACCCCGTGGAGATCATCGGGGCGAGCAACCGCGCCTACTTCGAGGCCTACCGACGCAATGCCCGGCTCAACCAGCTGCTCCTGCAGGTGGCCGCGGTGGACCCGCGGTTCCGGCAGATGCGGCAGGCGCGCGCCGATGCCTTCGTCACCCGCAACGCCCGCGCCATCGCCGACCTGCAGCGGCGGGGCCTGGCCGACCGCAAGATCGATGCCAAGCTCGCCGCGATGGCGCTGTCCGGGATGATCTCGCGACTGGCGCAGGACGTCTTCATCGGCGACTACGCACCCGAGCCCGTCGACGACCTGGTCGAGGCGGCGACCCGGATGTGGACCAACGCCCTGGGCCTGACCACGCCGGAGCTGCGCGCCGACTGA
- a CDS encoding SDR family oxidoreductase produces MDIPSLFSLDGRVALVTGGSRGIGRMIAEGLLCQGARVYITARKAEACEATAAELSEQYGQGRCVALPVDVSTTDGIAALLEAFRTHEDHLDILVNNAGAAWGAPFDEFPEDGWDKVMDLNVKTPFFLTQAAKDLLLAGHERGGHLAKVINIGSIDGLSLNPLETYSYHASKAGIIHLTKRMGVRLAPEGIVVSAIAPGAFASNMNKDARDNSEEVSAHIPSGRIGRPEDMAAAAVYLASAAGDYVVGTTLTVDGGVTIAR; encoded by the coding sequence ATGGACATCCCCTCCCTCTTCTCCCTCGACGGCCGCGTCGCCCTCGTGACCGGCGGCTCCCGCGGCATCGGCCGGATGATCGCCGAGGGCCTGCTCTGCCAGGGCGCCCGGGTCTACATCACCGCCCGCAAGGCCGAGGCCTGCGAGGCCACCGCGGCCGAGCTGTCGGAGCAGTACGGGCAGGGCCGCTGCGTGGCGCTCCCGGTCGACGTCTCCACCACCGACGGCATCGCCGCGCTGCTCGAGGCCTTCCGCACGCACGAGGACCACCTCGACATCCTCGTCAACAACGCCGGTGCGGCCTGGGGTGCGCCCTTCGACGAGTTCCCCGAGGACGGGTGGGACAAGGTCATGGACCTCAACGTCAAGACGCCGTTCTTCCTCACCCAGGCCGCCAAGGACCTCCTCCTCGCCGGCCACGAGCGCGGCGGACACCTGGCCAAGGTGATCAACATCGGCTCGATCGACGGCCTCTCCCTCAACCCGCTGGAGACGTACTCGTACCACGCGAGCAAGGCGGGGATCATCCACCTCACCAAGCGGATGGGTGTGCGACTGGCCCCGGAGGGGATCGTCGTCAGCGCCATCGCGCCGGGGGCCTTCGCCTCGAACATGAACAAGGACGCCCGCGACAACTCCGAGGAGGTCAGCGCCCACATCCCCTCCGGTCGCATCGGCCGCCCGGAGGACATGGCCGCCGCGGCCGTCTACCTCGCTTCCGCCGCCGGGGACTACGTCGTCGGCACCACCCTGACCGTCGACGGTGGGGTCACCATCGCCCGGTGA
- a CDS encoding NADP-dependent oxidoreductase has protein sequence MSWSSQEVRLAQRPQGRPDASTWQLATTEVPEPGPGEFVVRIDLISLDPAMRGWLNDVRSYVPPVGIGEVMRAFAAGEVIASEHADFAVGDAVSGTFGVREHVLSDGKGVTKLDLDVAPMATWLGALGMPGMTAYFGLEDVGRAQPGETVLVSAAAGAVGSVVAQLAKAKGCRVIGVAGGPDKVAWLRDLGLDEVIDRKEGDLLRQVRRAAPDGVDVYFDNVGGELLDAALANLARGARIAICGAISTYNDETLAEGPRRYMALLVFRASMQGFLVMDYLDRYPEGIAAISKLIEQDRLVATETVLEGGVAGFPDALLGLFDGVNTGKLLLKV, from the coding sequence ATGAGCTGGTCGTCGCAGGAAGTACGTCTGGCCCAGCGGCCGCAGGGTCGACCCGATGCGAGCACGTGGCAGCTCGCCACGACCGAGGTCCCCGAGCCCGGCCCGGGTGAGTTCGTCGTGCGCATCGACCTGATCTCCCTCGACCCGGCGATGCGCGGCTGGCTCAACGACGTGCGCTCCTACGTGCCGCCCGTCGGCATCGGCGAGGTCATGCGCGCCTTCGCGGCCGGGGAGGTCATCGCCTCCGAGCACGCGGACTTCGCGGTCGGTGACGCGGTCAGCGGCACCTTCGGCGTGCGCGAGCACGTGCTCTCCGACGGGAAGGGGGTGACGAAGCTCGACCTCGACGTCGCCCCGATGGCGACCTGGCTCGGTGCGCTCGGGATGCCCGGCATGACGGCCTACTTCGGTCTCGAGGACGTCGGTCGCGCGCAGCCGGGGGAGACCGTGCTCGTCTCGGCCGCTGCCGGTGCGGTCGGCAGCGTCGTCGCCCAGCTCGCCAAGGCGAAGGGGTGCCGCGTGATCGGCGTCGCCGGCGGGCCGGACAAGGTCGCCTGGCTGCGTGACCTCGGGCTGGACGAGGTCATCGACCGCAAGGAGGGCGACCTGCTGCGCCAGGTGCGTCGTGCAGCGCCCGACGGCGTGGACGTGTACTTCGACAACGTGGGTGGCGAGCTGCTCGACGCCGCCCTGGCCAACCTCGCCCGTGGCGCCCGCATCGCGATCTGCGGTGCCATCTCCACCTACAACGACGAGACGCTGGCGGAGGGGCCGCGTCGGTACATGGCCCTCCTCGTCTTCCGCGCGAGCATGCAGGGCTTCCTCGTCATGGACTACCTCGACCGCTACCCCGAGGGCATCGCGGCGATCTCGAAGCTGATCGAGCAGGACCGCCTCGTCGCCACCGAGACGGTGCTCGAGGGTGGCGTCGCCGGCTTCCCCGACGCGCTGCTCGGACTCTTCGACGGGGTCAACACCGGCAAGCTGCTCCTCAAGGTCTGA